CTTTTTTGCAGGGGGATATAGTCTTAAGCATTgctgtacaaaaaaaaaacttttattcctacTCTTCAAAATGACATTTGATAGAAGTCTGTAGGATTCACAGTATCCAAAATACGATTTTTCAAAGTTTGCACTCACACCATTTTTgggtaatttttcatattttttcgcaaaaattgttctattacgtctattaaaaatattttctacgCAATTTTAGGTATATGCAATggcaaattaaaaagaaagaaaaaataattaactttAAAACGGTCTATTTTAGAAGGTTCGAGGACTAATTTGGAGCAAGATACGGATCTAAGAAGTTTTCtatttttaacgatttttgcCTTTTactgcaaaatgcaaaaattgcttAAAAACGCTGCacctttcatttttaaaactccTTTTAATTTTTGTGGATTGTACACTTTGATGAAAAGGTATCAAATTTTCACCATCGAGttgatataaataatatttaaaaaattgattttgcacGCGtacacatttaaaatcgccggtcgcttcaaacgttgtttctgagagaacagttcattttACAGAAAAAGTGCAAATTAACGTTCTTATCCAAAATTCTTGTTTAGCTTAGCTCGATTtcttgttaaaaacattttttgctacggcgtacagattctcgCTCCCTACGAGGAGCGGTTTTAGGAAAAAAAGTCCTGGGGTAGAAGTAGGAGTTTTGAAGTCTTAAACTTGACaatctcagcaaaattcagctttttcGTATGACTTTTAGGGGTTCAGATGTAGGTATATACAAATCGTTGTAAGTATCACAATTTTAACATATCTTGGTAACCGTTTCAAATAAACCAAATGCTAATAAATTAATATTCTGTGCTTGCACGTCGTCTAGTCCAGCGGTTCTCAACCTTTTTTACTCAGCGACGCACTAACGTACTCCTTACAGATTCGCGACACACTTATATGTACAAATTTTTGCTAGTGGTAGGTAAGTACAGATGaatatattaaacatattattttttatttcgtaaGAACATAACAAGcacaaaacaaaacataaagaatacaaaaaattaGTGTGAAATTTGAAACTGATGACTTTTGCAAAGTATATCTATCCGAGGACGAATTGTAGACAGACACACTCTCATCTCGCTGTCCACATCAAGTAGTCGAGACCGGTAgctagattttatatttttcatcgCAGAAAATGCAGATTCACATAAGTACGAGGTCGAAAACGGCAGTAAAAGTGATACTGCTTTCTTTGCTAATTCCGGGTATTCATTCTTAACTAAAATCCAAATAACATCCGGAGCTACTTctctaaattttgattttaaaactgTGTCAGAATACACTTCAATAAGGTATTTCTTTTCAGGACTGATTAATTCTGCGTTTCTTACGTTGTTCTCGTCAAATGCAATTAACCATTCACAGTTAGCACTCAAGACAGAGGGAAAGTATTTAGTTATCCCTTCTTGCAACTTACATAAGTGCTCTTTCATCCTCTCCTTTAGTAGAGTTTGTTCTTCAGATTTCAAATTAATTAAAGTTATAGAGGTTTCGGGAAAACCAGTCAAATCGTTTTTTTTCTATAACCGAGTTCCAGAATGTAAGTTTTTTGAAGAacgcaattattttatcagttgatgATATTATGGTTTCTTTTCGTCCTTGCATAGTTGCATTCAAAGAATTTAGCTTATTAAAAATGTCAGAAAGGTAAGCCAACTTAGCACACCAAAGAAGGGTTTTACAAAAACCACTTTGGCCATCtcctgttttaaaaaattcgaGTAGTTCGTCCTTAAGTTCTAAAACTCTGTTTAGTATTTTTCCTTTCGAAAGCCAACGAATTTTACTATGAAATAACAAGACTTTATGATCTGCGCCCATGTCTTTACAAAGTTTCTCAAACACCCTTGATTATACCGGAAGAGTTTTGATATAGTTGATCATAGAAACAACAGTATGAATAACTTCACCCAGTTGGCTTCCATCCGTAGTTTTTACTACcagagcttctcgatgtaaaaagCAATGAGTAATTAATATTAACTGGTTTTTAACTTAAAAATCTTTTGACTTAAAAATCCTTTattaacttaaattaaattaattaacttaaaaatcctTTGACATTTCCCGTTACTGCAGCAGCACCATCTGTACATATCGCAATACAATCCGTCCACTTAAGTCCTTGATCCTGAAAGAAGGTGCCAACAGTAGAAAATATATCAGTTCCAGTGATTGTTGTTTCCAATTCACGACAGAATAGGAACTGTTCAATAATTTTCGGTCCGTGCACAAATCTTACAAAAGATATCAATTGGGCCTTTCCCGAAATATCCGTGCTTTCGTCCAGTTGTAAAGCAAATTGTGTATTTGCCAATACGTCCCTAACATTACTTTGAATATCGATTGACATATCTAATATACGTCGATGGACTGTGTCATTTGATAAAGGTACCTTTGATATTTGTTCAACAGCTTCCGGGCCTAATTTTATATGATGCTAAAAGTGCCTTATCTGGGAGTTTTATTCGTTTTTCCATTATAACTGAGGATGATTGAATGGAACAACGTAGACGTTGAAAATACTCACGCGGTTTTTGGGAAACGCTTTGATGATTTTGTTGCAAATGTCTTTTCATCAAACAATTACGGATTGGCACTTTATTGATtggtataacgtggtatataccTAATAGTTAAACAAAATGGTTGAATGCATGATTGGTATATTataacaagtaaaaaaatataaataaaaatatcgtatTCGTAA
The genomic region above belongs to Diabrotica undecimpunctata isolate CICGRU chromosome 8, icDiaUnde3, whole genome shotgun sequence and contains:
- the LOC140448820 gene encoding zinc finger BED domain-containing protein 5-like produces the protein MSIDIQSNVRDVLANTQFALQLDESTDISGKAQLISFVRFVHGPKIIEQFLFCRELETTITGTDIFSTVGTFFQDQGLKWTDCIAICTDGAAAVTGNVKGFLS